TGAGTAAAACGTATAAGAGAGAAGATCCGAGTAAAAAGAAGAATACAGAAGGAGATAAAAAAAGAAATAGAACTAATCGATGAGAACGATTATATTGATAGTTACATTGTTTGTGAGCCTTCCTGCCATATCGCAGAAGAAGTTGCCTAACGTGATAGAGAAACTGACTTACAGGGGCTATTACAACTGGAGCTTTATCTGGATTAACGCAGGTTCGGTGGAAATGACCGTACAGCCTTCCGACAAGTATCCGAATGCCCAGTGTATATTTGCCGTGGGGTATTCGAATCCTTCGTGGGACTGGGTGTTCAAGCTGAGAGATACGTTGATATCGCATCATGATAGTATGACCTATAAACCTTACGAGTTTTCGAGAAAAGCGCACGAGGGGAATTACCATAAAACGTTTGATTACGTGTGGAATTACGATAGCGGGGTGATCCATGCTGATATACACCGGATTGGAAAATACCAACGTAAGGATACGATTAAATTGTTGCCGGACACGTACGATATGTTGTCCGTGGCATGGTATGCAAGGGAATTGGATTTTGATAACTACAAGAAAGGAGACCAGATCCCGATACGTATTCTACTGGATGATAAA
The window above is part of the Butyricimonas paravirosa genome. Proteins encoded here:
- a CDS encoding DUF3108 domain-containing protein; the protein is MRTIILIVTLFVSLPAISQKKLPNVIEKLTYRGYYNWSFIWINAGSVEMTVQPSDKYPNAQCIFAVGYSNPSWDWVFKLRDTLISHHDSMTYKPYEFSRKAHEGNYHKTFDYVWNYDSGVIHADIHRIGKYQRKDTIKLLPDTYDMLSVAWYARELDFDNYKKGDQIPIRILLDDKIYDLYVRYLGKEKVKTDSGRRMCHVFSPLLVAGDVFKGGENMKVWVSDDEYRIPVMVEAKIIVGSVKGILDEANSKF